A single Nisaea sp. DNA region contains:
- a CDS encoding LpxI family protein codes for MPKLGILAGGGVLPRRIAERRLSDGDGVFVIAFEGQTDQATVEGLDHAWVRLGATSSTLQQLKQASVEEVVLAGPMRRPAFSDMSLDMRSAKMLARAGRKAFGDDGLLSVIIEELESDGFRVVGIDDVLGGYLMPAGTITQHVPDEAAEFDIARGKAVLEALSPADVGQAVVVQEGLVLAVEAVEGTDAMIARTAELKRDSAQGPVLVKMRKRGQERRADLPTIGPDTVRGAAAAGFRGIAVEAGATILVDRELAIDIANQAGLFLAGIEGLRELEL; via the coding sequence ATGCCGAAGCTTGGAATTCTCGCTGGCGGCGGGGTGCTGCCTCGCCGTATTGCTGAACGTCGGCTGAGCGACGGTGACGGTGTCTTTGTAATCGCCTTTGAAGGGCAAACCGATCAGGCGACCGTTGAAGGCCTCGATCATGCCTGGGTGCGTCTGGGGGCCACGAGTTCCACTCTGCAGCAGCTGAAGCAGGCGTCCGTCGAGGAAGTCGTGCTGGCTGGCCCAATGCGCAGGCCGGCATTCTCGGACATGTCTCTCGATATGCGGTCGGCCAAGATGCTGGCCCGCGCCGGACGCAAGGCATTTGGCGACGATGGTTTGCTCTCCGTCATTATCGAAGAACTCGAAAGCGATGGTTTCCGAGTGGTCGGTATCGACGATGTGCTTGGCGGTTACCTGATGCCGGCAGGTACGATTACTCAACATGTTCCCGACGAAGCCGCCGAGTTTGATATCGCGCGCGGCAAGGCCGTGCTGGAAGCCCTGAGCCCGGCTGATGTCGGACAGGCGGTCGTCGTCCAGGAAGGTCTGGTACTGGCCGTGGAAGCTGTCGAAGGGACTGACGCGATGATTGCCCGGACCGCGGAGCTGAAGCGAGACAGTGCCCAAGGGCCGGTTCTGGTCAAAATGCGCAAGCGCGGCCAGGAACGCCGTGCGGATCTGCCGACAATCGGCCCAGATACGGTGCGTGGTGCTGCCGCCGCCGGATTTCGCGGAATTGCGGTTGAGGCCGGGGCGACCATTCTTGTCGACCGCGAGCTGGCAATTGACATCGCGAATCAAGCAGGTTTGTTCCTCGCGGGAATCGAAGGTCTTCGGGAGTTGGAACTGTGA
- a CDS encoding OmpH family outer membrane protein, translating to MILKSLGSVSERASRALAGVVLAVSLTAAVAVSPAGALDKIEPVGVAVVDVQLIMRQSDAAKDIREQVETRRKAYEKDFQQRETAVREAEKALAQQQAILANEVFQARVREHQQNIAALQRDGQGMKRQLDQAYARANGNVRQVMIEIVAEVAGEVGVGLVMFKNQIFLGDRKIDITEEIMKRLNEKLPKVEVTFAETQN from the coding sequence ATGATACTGAAATCTTTAGGTTCAGTTTCGGAACGCGCTTCTAGAGCCCTCGCGGGGGTTGTTCTCGCGGTTTCACTGACAGCCGCAGTCGCCGTCTCGCCGGCAGGCGCGCTCGACAAGATAGAGCCGGTCGGCGTCGCGGTTGTCGATGTGCAGCTCATCATGCGCCAGTCCGATGCGGCAAAGGATATCCGCGAGCAGGTGGAAACACGCCGGAAAGCCTACGAGAAAGATTTCCAGCAGCGTGAAACAGCTGTGCGGGAGGCGGAAAAAGCCCTGGCGCAGCAGCAGGCGATTCTCGCCAATGAAGTTTTCCAGGCGCGTGTCCGCGAGCATCAGCAGAATATCGCGGCTCTGCAGCGTGACGGACAGGGGATGAAGCGCCAGCTGGACCAGGCCTATGCCCGCGCGAATGGCAATGTCCGGCAGGTCATGATCGAGATCGTTGCTGAAGTGGCCGGCGAGGTCGGTGTCGGGTTGGTCATGTTCAAGAACCAGATTTTCCTCGGCGACCGCAAGATCGATATTACCGAAGAGATCATGAAGCGGCTTAACGAGAAGCTGCCGAAGGTCGAGGTGACTTTCGCGGAAACGCAGAACTAG
- the lpxD gene encoding UDP-3-O-(3-hydroxymyristoyl)glucosamine N-acyltransferase yields the protein MPDTRFFRKSGTYSATELAERVGGELLNCPDPDMVIADIASVEEATASDICFVENRRYVGALASSAAAVCILPRNIADRAPDGLALIVSDRPRRAFAKIATLFYPEERPVTGVAPTASIDGAATIGEGCSIGPGSVISAGAMLGDGVSVGANATVGENVEVGAGTVIGENASLSHCLIGARAVIYPGARIGTCGFGFEVDEAGVIKMPQLGRAIIEDDVEIGANSCVDRGSGPDTVIGRGTMIDNLVQIGHNVQVGKGCIICGQVGIAGSTKIGNYVVLAGQVGLAGHLELGDGVQVAAQSGVTSTTAPGEKIGGSPAVPIREFRRQVAAIKSLGRRNKDLEK from the coding sequence ATGCCTGACACGAGATTTTTCAGAAAATCAGGAACATATTCGGCGACCGAGCTGGCCGAGCGTGTTGGCGGGGAGCTGCTTAATTGTCCTGATCCGGACATGGTGATCGCGGATATCGCTTCCGTTGAGGAGGCGACGGCCAGCGATATTTGTTTCGTTGAGAATCGTCGCTATGTCGGTGCCTTGGCGTCTTCCGCAGCGGCAGTCTGCATTCTTCCGCGCAATATTGCGGATCGTGCTCCAGACGGGCTTGCCCTGATTGTGAGCGACAGGCCGCGTCGCGCCTTCGCCAAAATCGCCACCCTGTTCTATCCGGAAGAGCGCCCGGTCACCGGCGTTGCACCAACCGCGTCAATCGACGGGGCGGCGACGATCGGAGAAGGCTGTTCCATTGGTCCGGGATCTGTGATCTCAGCCGGTGCAATGCTCGGCGACGGCGTATCGGTCGGGGCCAACGCAACAGTTGGTGAGAATGTCGAGGTGGGAGCGGGGACCGTTATTGGCGAAAACGCGTCGCTCTCCCATTGTCTGATTGGGGCACGGGCGGTGATCTATCCCGGCGCCCGGATCGGAACCTGTGGTTTCGGATTTGAAGTAGACGAAGCCGGCGTTATCAAGATGCCCCAGCTTGGCCGGGCGATCATCGAGGATGATGTCGAAATCGGCGCAAACAGCTGTGTCGATCGTGGGAGCGGGCCTGATACGGTCATTGGTCGCGGGACCATGATTGATAATCTCGTCCAGATCGGCCACAACGTTCAGGTTGGCAAAGGCTGTATTATTTGCGGTCAGGTCGGTATTGCCGGAAGCACGAAAATCGGGAATTACGTAGTTCTCGCGGGACAGGTCGGCTTGGCCGGTCATCTCGAACTCGGCGATGGTGTGCAGGTCGCAGCGCAGTCCGGTGTCACGAGCACGACCGCGCCGGGGGAGAAAATCGGCGGATCGCCGGCCGTGCCAATAAGAGAATTCCGCCGCCAGGTGGCTGCTATCAAGTCCCTGGGGCGACGCAACAAAGATCTGGAGAAATGA
- the lpxA gene encoding acyl-ACP--UDP-N-acetylglucosamine O-acyltransferase: MTSQERSIHPTAIIDKAAEIGSGVEIGPYCVIGPNVVLGDSCRLHAHVVLDGRTSIGAETEIFPFSSIGQIPQDLKYGGEPSELVIGARNVIREHVTMNIGTEGGGMMTRVGDGCLFMAASHVAHDCIVGDNVILANNATLAGHVTVGEYAILGGLSAARQFVRIGKHAMIGGLTGVENDVIPFGTVMGDRARLSGLNLIGLKRRGFTQEQIAELRKAYRLLFADEGTFQERVDSVAREFGDHEAVADIIDFIRSTSSRGAICQPGRT, from the coding sequence ATGACATCGCAAGAGCGCAGCATCCACCCGACCGCGATTATTGATAAAGCTGCAGAGATCGGCTCCGGAGTCGAGATCGGCCCATATTGCGTCATCGGCCCGAACGTCGTTCTGGGAGACAGCTGCCGCCTGCATGCTCATGTAGTCCTTGATGGCCGGACCAGCATCGGCGCGGAAACAGAGATTTTTCCGTTCTCGTCCATTGGGCAGATTCCCCAGGACCTGAAGTATGGCGGAGAGCCGTCCGAGCTGGTGATCGGTGCGCGGAATGTGATCCGCGAGCATGTCACTATGAATATTGGCACCGAAGGCGGCGGAATGATGACCCGGGTGGGAGACGGCTGCCTGTTCATGGCCGCTTCTCACGTGGCTCACGACTGCATCGTCGGTGACAATGTCATCCTGGCAAACAACGCGACCCTGGCGGGGCATGTGACTGTCGGCGAGTACGCCATCCTCGGCGGGCTCAGCGCCGCGCGGCAATTCGTGCGCATTGGCAAGCACGCCATGATTGGCGGCCTTACCGGCGTCGAGAATGATGTGATCCCGTTCGGGACCGTGATGGGCGACCGTGCGCGGCTGTCCGGACTGAACCTGATTGGCCTGAAGCGTCGTGGTTTCACTCAGGAGCAGATCGCCGAATTGCGCAAGGCCTACAGGTTGCTGTTCGCGGACGAAGGGACGTTCCAGGAACGTGTGGACTCCGTTGCACGCGAATTCGGCGATCATGAAGCCGTGGCGGATATCATCGATTTCATCCGCTCTACCAGCAGTCGCGGTGCAATCTGCCAGCCTGGCAGGACCTGA
- the fabZ gene encoding 3-hydroxyacyl-ACP dehydratase FabZ yields MMGAADTEVGTAVETDIDVNRVMELIPHRYPFLMVDKIEEIELGVKAVGVKNVSINENFFQGHFPTRPVFPGVLIIEAMAQTAGCLVVATLGKEAEGKLVYFMTIDDARFRKPVVPGDQIKIHVEKARNRGPVWKFTGAAKVDDVLVAEATFSAMIVDQ; encoded by the coding sequence ATGATGGGCGCCGCAGATACTGAAGTCGGAACGGCTGTCGAAACCGATATCGACGTGAACCGGGTGATGGAGCTTATTCCGCACCGGTATCCGTTTCTGATGGTGGACAAGATCGAGGAAATCGAACTCGGCGTGAAAGCGGTCGGGGTCAAGAATGTCTCGATCAACGAGAATTTCTTCCAGGGTCATTTCCCGACCCGTCCGGTCTTTCCGGGTGTCCTGATTATCGAAGCGATGGCGCAAACCGCCGGTTGCCTTGTCGTGGCCACCCTGGGCAAGGAAGCGGAAGGCAAGCTGGTCTATTTCATGACCATCGACGATGCTCGTTTCCGCAAGCCCGTGGTGCCTGGCGACCAGATCAAGATCCACGTGGAGAAAGCGAGAAACCGGGGACCGGTCTGGAAATTTACAGGTGCGGCGAAAGTCGACGATGTACTGGTCGCCGAGGCGACATTCTCCGCGATGATCGTGGATCAATAG